Proteins from one Rhizoctonia solani chromosome 5, complete sequence genomic window:
- a CDS encoding 26S proteasome non-ATPase regulatory subunit 6, with amino-acid sequence MAPYARLLAINELVDESTIAQLEAKNKEELEKLDARLKEAEETEGLGQVAAQKLALEKTPGLGARIDIALTLVRIGMFFGDRELITENLSKAESLVDQGGDWDRRNRLKVYRGIHLLSIRQFKRASELLLDSLSTFTASELVDYNQFVVYCVVCGTLVLSRPELKKRILSSPEVNQVMPEIQDIADYTSSLYECQYAKFFQALASLEQTHLLPSRLLNPHARFYVREMRILAYAQLLESYRSLTMESLAGAFGVSVEFVDRDLSRFIASNRLNCTIDAVRGVVETTRPSTKNAQYETVIRTGDVLLNEVQKLSRVLC; translated from the exons ATGGCCCCATATGCGCGTCTATTGGCTATCAATGAGCTCGTAGACGAATCGACGATTGCTCAGCTAGAGGCCAAGAACAAGGAGGAGCTAGAGAAACTCGATGCCAGGCTCAAGGAGGCAGAAGAGACCGAGG GATTGGGACAAG TAGCAGCACAGAAACTTGCGCTTGAGAAAACACCAGGCCTTGGTGCTCGGATTGACATTGCACTCACGCTTGTCCGGATCGGGATGTTCTTTGGAGATCGCGAGTTGATTACCGAAAATCTCTCGAAAGCTGAGAG TCTAGTTGACCAGGGCGGAGATTGGGACCGGCGGAATAGGCTCAAGGTCTACCGAGGAATTCATTTACTGTCGATTCGTCAGTTCAAGCGAGCTTCCGAGTTGTTGCTCGATTCTTTGAG CACCTTTACCGCGTCTGAGCTCGTTGACTATAACCAATTCGTGGTCTACTGCGTCGTTTGTGGTACACTTGTGCTTAGTCGACCAGAACTCAAGAAACGG ATCCTCTCCTCCCCAGAAGTAAACCAGGTGATGCCCGAAATACAAGATATCGCAGATTACACATCCTCCCTCTACGAGTGCCAATACGCGAAATTCTTCCAAGCACTTG CGAGCCTGGAACAAACCCATCTTCTTCCTTCTCGACTCTTAAACCCCCATGCACGATTCTACGTCCGAGAAATGCGCATCCTGGCATACGCCCAACTTCTCGAATCGTACAGGTCTCTTACGATGGAGAGTCTGGCAGGGGCATTCGGTGTCAGTGTCGAGTTTGTCGATCG GGATCTGTCGAGGTTCATTGCTTCTAACCGACTCAATTGTACGATCGACGCCGTGCGCGGAGTGGTCGAGACCACTCGACCAAGCACAAAGAATGCGCAATACGAGACGGTCATCAGGACGGGAGACGTGTTACTTAACGAGGTGCAGAAACTCAGTCGTGTGCTTTGTTAA